The sequence GCCCGCGTTCAGGTCCCCGTCCTTCGCCTGGGCCGCGGACTCGAACCAGCCGCGCCACACCGGGCTGTGCGGCCGCCCCACGTCCTTGCCGAAGCGGCCCTCGTAGTACGTGGCCAGCCCCTCCAGGAACCACGACTCGGTGAACGAGTTCGCCTGGAACACGCCCCCCGTGACTTTGTTGAGGAAGCCCCACAGGCCGTCCGTCTGCTGGAGCTGCACGTAGTGCACGGACTCGTGGCAGGCCACGTCACCGACGTCCACCTCGCCCAGGTCGAAGAAGTGGAACAGCTCCAGCGTCACGTGTGAGGGCAGCACCATCTGCTGCGGCGTGCTCACGTAGTCCGGCACCACGTAGGCATTGTTGAAGTTCGAACCCGTCAGGTAGACGAGCACCCGGCCCCGGTCCGCCTGGCTCCACGTCTTCCCGCGCAGCCGCTCCACACAGCCCTCCAGCCGCGCGGCCGTGCGCAGGGCGGTGCCCCTCAGCGACACCGGGTAGTAGAGCTCCAGCGAGGCCGTGGTGAGCTTCCGCATCTCCTCCCGCGTGAACGACGCCTGGATGTTCTGGGGGAAACGGGGTGTGACGTAAGCACACCCCGCGGTTGTCAGCAGGAGGAAGAAGGCCAGGGCATGCCAGCAAGGCAGCCGGCGGGGGGCGGGCATGCGGGCCATCCTAGCGGGCACAAAACGTAGCCACGACCGCGTTTTTCACGGTATTTGGGGGCGCGTCGCCTCCCTTTCGATTCTGGATTCCTCCATGTCCGAACCCTCCGCTCCCCAGGGGCATCCCGTTCCCCAGCACGTCCACCAGGCCCAGATGCAGGTTGCCGCTGCGCTCGAGAAGGTCGAGGGCAAGCCCGTCGACCTGCTCAAGGCGCCCTGGGCGGAGGTGGAGAAGGCCGCCGTCAAGCTGCTCGGAGGCCCCTTCCAGGTGAATCAGCCGGAGCACCAGACGCTGGCGCTCGGCCTCGCCGGTGCCTTCGCGCTGCGCCTCATCCAGGAGCACCAGGCGTTCTGGTTCCCCAACCGCGACTCGCCCGAGGGCGCCACGCTCGGCTTCCCCGACGCCATCATCATGCTGTCGCCGTTCGGCGCGGTGATGGACTCGCTCGGCCAGGGCAAGCTGGCCCGGCTGGACGACCTGGCCGCGGACATCCGCCGCTCGCTGGGGCAGGCGCGTCTGAGCCTCAACCCCGCGCAGGCGCTGGGCTCGCAGCAGCCGAAGCTGTCGCCGGTGGAGTACCAGCGCCTGTTCGACCCGGGTTTCCTCCAGTTCGTCGTGCTGGACCCGAACAAGACGAAGACGGCGCTGGACACCAAGCCGGACGCGCTGAGCCGCGACGTGCGCAACGCGCTGGGCCGCACCCAGCCGCCGCTGCCCGCCGAGGCGCGTCAGCAGTTCGACGGGCAGATTGTCCAGTCGCTGGCGCGCCTGGATGCGACGAAGCCGCTGCTGGAGCAGGCCGACCGCGCGCCCCGCCTCGCGGAATTGATGGCGCACCTGTTCGGCACCATCGGCGGCACGGGCTCGGCGCCGGAGGACTTCTGGCACGAGGTCGTCCTGCCGCTGCTCTTCATCGGCAACCCGGCGAGCTTCCCGCCCGTGGATGACGAGGAGCTGGAGGCGTTCCGCCAGGGCGTGGACGTGCTGCCCCTGTTCGTGGACATGGTGCCGTACGCGAACAAGGCCCCGGACGAGGGCCTGCTCGGCGCGTTCGAGATGAGCGACATCGGCCTCGTGCACCCGGGCTTCGCCAAGGTGGGCGCGCTGCGGCTCATCCGCATCAACTCCGCGCGCATCAAGCCGCTGCTGGAGCAGTTCGACCCGAACAAGACGGCGGACACGCTCAAGCGCTTCAGCGAGTACCTGGCGAAGGCGGCCGGCAAGCCCGCCAACGCGTCGCCGCAGGGCGAGGAGATGCTCAAGGCGGCGCTCACGCTGCTCACGGACCTGAAGCGCTCCGTGACGCAGGTGCAGGGCGACCTGTGCCTGCGCCGTCTCACCGAGGCGGAGGCCGCGTCCGAGCAGGCGCTGGCCGTGGTGCGCAAGGCCCTTCAGGGCTCGCTCATCATCACCTGAGCAGCCGTTCCAGCGCGGCGCGCGACTCGGGGCGGAGCCGACCTTCGGCCAGCCGCAGCGCGCGCCGCGAGAGCAGCCGGTAGAGCGGGGCGACTTCTTCCGGAAGCGCCCCGAGGTGGGCCGACACCACGCCCGCGTCCCCCCGGACGATGGGGCCGGTGAGCCCGCCGGAGAGGCCCCTGGCCTCCACACCTCGAAGCGCGGAGCGCATCAACGGCAGCAGCGCCGTGAGCGCAGCATCGGGTGGAATGCCCGCCGCGCCCAGCGCCGCCACCGCCGCGTCCGCCAGCGCCACCAGCCCGCCCGCGCTCATCACCGCGCCCGCGTGGTAGGCGGCGCGATGCGACTCGGGGACGTCGAGCACCTGAAGGCCCACGTCTCCGGCCATGCGGCGCAGCACGTCCCGCAGCGCGCGCGAGCGGGTGCTCACCGCCACCGCGTGGCCCGCGAGTGAGTCGCGAGGTGACGAGACGGCGCAGAGCGGATGGAACGAGCCGCGCGTGCGTCCCTTCTCCGTGCCCAGCGCGTCGAGGGACAGCGCCCCCGCCGTGTGCACCAGCGCGGCCGAGCGGGGGAGGGTGGTGGAGAGCTCCTTCGCGACGGCAGGCACCGCGGCGTCGGGGACGCAGAGCAGGACGACGCGGGCGCGCTTCAGGTCCGCGGGAGTGGCGGACTTCAGGCCCAGGGACTTCGCTCGCTCACGGCCCTCGGTGTCACGCGAGTGCAGCCGCACACGCCAGCGCTTCGCGGTGAGCGCGAGCGCCAGCGCGCCACCGAGCCGGCCCGCGCCGACGATGACGATGGGAGGGCGCGAGACGCTGGGACTGCGCTTGCGAGTGGAGCGAACGGGCATCGCGACCTCGAATCCAGGGAGCGGGCGGCATGTCACCACGCACGAGGCTCCGAGGCACGCGAGACGTGACGACGGCTTCGCGGGCGACGGGCGCTTCGTGCGACCGCCACGCCGGTGCGTGCACATGGAAGCCGGGCAACGACACCGTCGCGCCCATCGTCGAAGCCGGAGCCATTATCTGGCGGGTAATTGCTCCTCCGCACCGGTCCTGCCAGACACGCGTCACGGGCGCCGCCCGGTCCAGCCCGTCCCAGAGGAGGAGTGTCCCATGTCAGTGACGTATGCCATCGAGTTCGACGTCCGGGAGGGCAAGCGGGAGCTGTTCCTGAAGCTGCTCGGCGACGTGCTTTCGACCATGAAGCGCGAAGACAGCTACCGAGGCGCGGCGCTGCACGTGAGCCCCGACAACCCGCTCCGGTTCATGCTCGTGGAGACCTGGGCGGACCACCAGGAGGTGCTCGACGTACAACTGCACCGCCCGTACCGGAGGGAATGGCACGCCGCCCTGCCGGAGCTGCTGGAGAGCCCTCGGCGCATCTCCATGTGGACCCCCGTTCCGGAGTCTTGAGCCCGGGCGGCCCAGGCTCAGTGCGAGTCGCGCTGGAACTGCAACTGCCCGGACTGCACAGCCACGCGGACGCGGTCTCCGGAGCCGAACTCACCGGAGAGAATCCGCTCCGCGAGCGGGGCCTCCACCAGCCGCTGCACCACCTGACGCATGGGCCGCGCGCCGAGCTGCGGGTCGAAGCCACCGGACT comes from Pyxidicoccus parkwaysis and encodes:
- a CDS encoding Rossmann-like and DUF2520 domain-containing protein — translated: MPVRSTRKRSPSVSRPPIVIVGAGRLGGALALALTAKRWRVRLHSRDTEGRERAKSLGLKSATPADLKRARVVLLCVPDAAVPAVAKELSTTLPRSAALVHTAGALSLDALGTEKGRTRGSFHPLCAVSSPRDSLAGHAVAVSTRSRALRDVLRRMAGDVGLQVLDVPESHRAAYHAGAVMSAGGLVALADAAVAALGAAGIPPDAALTALLPLMRSALRGVEARGLSGGLTGPIVRGDAGVVSAHLGALPEEVAPLYRLLSRRALRLAEGRLRPESRAALERLLR
- a CDS encoding putative quinol monooxygenase, with translation MSVTYAIEFDVREGKRELFLKLLGDVLSTMKREDSYRGAALHVSPDNPLRFMLVETWADHQEVLDVQLHRPYRREWHAALPELLESPRRISMWTPVPES